TGAACCTTCCTTTTCAGTTGTTTTTAGAAGGTTGTGAGAAAATATTGATCAGTGACTGGATCAGATTACAGGGAAATTTAACAATGTTGAAGCTTTCGCGTATAATCAACAAGCAGTTGTTAAACACCATTCTGTCTTCTTCTGATTCTCTTCAGTCATCGCCAGTAAAGTTATTCGGTATAACAAAAGCCCCATTAAAAATCCCTAATTTTCCAGCCCCAGTTCTCAATTTCTCCAGAAACCTGACTCCCAAAcagaatttcttgttttctcataccAGAGTTATTAATTTAAGCTTCAATTCTAACCCTCGTAATTTTTGCTCTAGTTCTCCCCCTCACATGGAAAGTGTAGTTAATCAAAAAATCCCTTCATCAAAGGAGGTCACTGACAGCACACTGAGCAGAGAAAAAGACCATTTTTGGGTATCAATTCCAGTCAGTGCTTATTACAAGTTCAACAGGTTTGGGGTTTATTTAAATTTTTATAATTTTGCGGTTATCCCCAATCCCTAATTGCTTTCGCTTATTTATTTGAGTGGTTTACAGGATTGATTTAAAAGGATTAATGGCTGAGAATCAAGACAATTTGATCCCACATACTTCTGGAGAGATCAATTATGTTGTTCTCAAATTCGGCAATGGGAGCTCTCAAACTCCTTCTCGAGTGAGTTTAATTCATTATTCTCATCTTGTAGTTTTTGCTATGCAGGATTATTTGCTTAAAGTAAAAGAACAGTTCAGTTCAgtacatctacatatactccatTATAACATGCTCGTCTCATGATCAATTTTGTTGCAATATGGCTCTTTAACTACTGACAACGAACCCAAACAATGCCAGCTTACTTGTTTAAGTGCAAGGGTTTCATTATACTAAGTTTAATTGTTATTTCAGGATTCAGAGGCTAATTTAAGTGGGAGTAGTCACTCTTACATGGTGGTTTTCCCGTATGGATCCACTGTAGTGTTTAATATGCTTGACGGCGAAGTTGATGGGCATCTGAAGATTGTCGAAAGACATGCCTCAGGGTTAGCGGAAACGGGCAAGGATGGGGGGTCTTTCCAGAATTACCACATTAGTAAGATACAATTAAGTTCCAAGTCCAACTAACTTCAAATTCTACTATGTAAAGCTTTGCCTTCTActatgtgttatgcatcttttttggtggttgtGTAATGTATTGtgaatacatgaaagaagatgatggtgtaaatacatgattttgaccaagagcccccgaataactgaaagataatggtttgcgtgggagttaatgaaacatgaaagaagatgatgatgtggttatgactgcataacatgtcattcagtcgagaaattgtctgcataacatgttatgcattcgtgaaaatggatgcgtaacctgttatgcatctacaaaatttgttgcataacttgttatgcagtccagaaaacctgcataacctgttatgcatccgaaaatatggctacataatgcattatgcatcgagaaaatagatgcataacctgatatgcatccgcaaatatggatgcatactgcattatgcatcaattttttatatgtacggctaaaatcaaccaaaaaaatggtaatataacttgttatagatgcataattttgttatccaaatgcataatttgttatgcagtggagaaaatggttgcataattcgttatgcgtctgtagaatgtgttatgcatcgtttttggtgactgcataatggttaagtatcaagttttcaaaacaattccctaaaatgaggatcacctccgattttttcgttaaaaacaaaaatttgatattcttgtttgtactcgttgtgtagctcttttaaaaagatttccaacgatataaagtttgtaaaattctaaggcgcggatttttagatatgttatgtccaagttgcgctgccaattatacccctgaaaaattaggctgcgtaacgagttatgcctgaaaagatagtatgcataaacagttatgtattgattcatataataatttcatataattatgggtgtcacggtatacaaaattaattgtgggcctgagaatgagaatattattttttttgggtctccccctaatttccccaagTAAATTTCTACCAGTAATATCCCCGGATGATGATTTTTTACAAGGTTGCTAATGAGGTGTCATtttgcttgggggtgtaccaacTCAAAGGCAATTACTAATTTGTCCTATATGTAAATTGGTACACCCCCAAGTAAAATGGTACTCCCCGTTAGCAGCCTTGATTTTTTAGGGAGAGCAAAAACGGATTCGAAGAATAGGCAATTAACTCATTAAGTGGGACCGGTTTAAGATAATTCCCTACCTCGGACAAATACATCTCCAGTAAATACACCTCACCTATTGACCATACAAACTTTCATACGCATCCCATCAACAGTTTTCCACCTATTGACCATACAAACAGCTTTATTTTACTGATCCtttctctctctcctctctctcattccttcttcttccccaacaaaaccatcaaaaacaatccttctctgctcagatctagtccatttttgGACTAGATCCGAGCagatttctttatttttacttGCTTTCGAGCTTAGTTAGTAGTttggtttagtttttattatgttttctacttatctacaccgttttgctggttttatctactcttttgaggtttatcttcgctttaatgtcGATTTTGGATTATTGGGTTGGGTTCTAAGATCAGTAGTGGtgctctccaacgaagaaatctccatctttgttgtctccAGCGATGAACtcttcatcagaatcttcatcatcaacttatccggcgacgaaatcttcatcggtggtctttttgacgacggaagTTTCATCATtatttacaagagatttgagcaaatcactcctactttgggagcatttctttctaaagaagaaaaacaaactaaatggttggaatttaattctgAGAAAAACCATCattcttccgatttaatcggatcttattcatacttgtatttcttactccggtaatctttctctttctcttgtcggatttctcgctATTGTACTCTTACAGtgtgttcttgttactttgtattctcttattttcgttCTTAAACTCACTGTAACCTTGAAATCcaattaatgaaaaggttccttgtttatcaaaaaaaaaatccttgtcactcaaaagtaaaTTTCTACCTGTAGTACCCCCCGGATGATGATTTTTTAGGGGGAGCAAAAACGGATTCGAGGAGTAGACAATTAACTCATTAACTGGGACCGGTTTAGGATAATTTTCTAACTCGGACAAATACATCTCCAGTAAATACACCTCACCTATTGACCATACAAACTTTCATACGCATCCCATCAGCAATTGTCCACCTATTGACCATACAAACAGCTTTACTTTACTGAtcctttttctctctcctctctctcattctttgttcttccccaacaaaaccatcaaaaaaaatccttctctgctcagatctagtccatttttggactagatctgagcatatttcttcatttttacttgttttctagattagttagtagtttggtttagtttttattatgttttctacgtATCTACACCGTTTTGGTGGTTTTacctactcttttgaggtttatcttcgctttaatgacgatttttggttattgggttgggttctAAGATCAATAGTggtgctctccaacgacgaaatctccaTATTTGTTGTCTCCAGCGATGAactcttcatcggaatcttcatcatcaacttatccggtgACAAAATCTTCATCGGTGGTCTTTTTGACGACAGAAGTTTCATCATtatttacaagagatttgagcaaatcactcctacttcgggagcatttctttctaaagaagaaaaacaaactaaatggttggaatttaattctgagaaaaaccatccttcttccgatttaatcggatcttattcatacttgtatttgtcttactccggtaatctttctctttctcttgtcggatttctcggtattgtactcttacagtatgttcttgttactttgtattatcttcttttcgatcttaaactcattgtaaccttgaaatccCATTAATGAGAAGATTCcttgtttaaaaaaaataaaaaaatctttgtcactcaaaagtaaaTTTCTACCTGTAATACAGTTGGATGGTGATTTTTTAGGGAGAGCAAAAACGGATTCGAGGAGTAGGCAATTAACTCATTAACTGGGACCGGTTTAGGATAATTTTCTAACTCGGACAAACACATCTCTAGTAAATACACCTCACTTATTGACCATATAAACTTTCATACGCATCCCATCAACAACTCTCCACCGTTGTTCCGCCAGCATCATATTCACCTTTTAGTTGTTGATCAGATTTTAACCAGTAAGTCCCTTGTAAGATTTAGGTCTGCGTATAAAATTGGTTTAATTCAAATAGTTTGATTGCGGATGGCAGAAAAGAACCCAtgtatttatttttaagtttttttccaTCCAACCCAAGAAGAAGAACCTGGATTATTATTTAGAACGGCGTCTCTATCTATCTATATCTattttatgggttttcttgtgatccGTATGGTTCATTTGAATCCAATGTAATTTTAGTTTTTAAATGATTTGTTAAGATTTGATTATCCAATTTATTGTGTTAACACTTGGAATCAATTGGTCTCGGAGAGACGTTATAAACCCTTCTCCATTAGTGGTATTTTCAATCATATTTGATCTGTATCAAACCAGATTTAAATTTAGACTTGCTTGTAGTGGGAAAATGGGGAGAACAGAGAGAAAAACCACACCATGTCGTCTCCATCTTGTTCAACTTCCACTATGAGAATTCaagttgtgaacacataaatcacgagggaatccacgt
This is a stretch of genomic DNA from Papaver somniferum cultivar HN1 chromosome 1, ASM357369v1, whole genome shotgun sequence. It encodes these proteins:
- the LOC113332978 gene encoding uncharacterized protein LOC113332978 — protein: MLKLSRIINKQLLNTILSSSDSLQSSPVKLFGITKAPLKIPNFPAPVLNFSRNLTPKQNFLFSHTRVINLSFNSNPRNFCSSSPPHMESVVNQKIPSSKEVTDSTLSREKDHFWVSIPVSAYYKFNRIDLKGLMAENQDNLIPHTSGEINYVVLKFGNGSSQTPSRDSEANLSGSSHSYMVVFPYGSTVVFNMLDGEVDGHLKIVERHASGLAETGKDGGSFQNYHISKIQLSSKSN